A window from Candidatus Eisenbacteria bacterium encodes these proteins:
- a CDS encoding GNAT family N-acetyltransferase — translation LYVAEHEGRVLGGAFIVRWNGHVHYHAGYFDHEARSLRPNVLLQERIIRDAIADRFRDYDFLPSGGNRGVEEFKESFGGEPVPIFRYSHASALHRLAALLRGRRAASERQAEVDPRHD, via the coding sequence CCTCTACGTTGCCGAGCATGAGGGGAGGGTCCTGGGAGGGGCTTTCATCGTGCGCTGGAACGGCCATGTCCACTACCACGCCGGCTACTTCGACCACGAGGCCCGCTCGCTCCGGCCCAACGTCCTACTGCAGGAGAGGATCATCCGCGACGCCATCGCCGACCGGTTCCGCGACTACGACTTCCTGCCCAGCGGCGGCAATCGGGGGGTCGAGGAGTTCAAGGAGAGCTTCGGAGGAGAGCCGGTCCCTATCTTCCGCTACTCGCACGCATCGGCGCTGCACCGTCTCGCCGCTCTCCTTCGGGGCAGGCGGGCGGCTTCCGAGCGACAAGCAGAAGTCGATCCCCGCCACGATTGA